In Vicinamibacteria bacterium, a genomic segment contains:
- a CDS encoding VWA domain-containing protein: MLGSRSVLIAALSWLLAEPLTLSQEQDRYQFRVTVDLISLNVTVTDTRNRFVTELLQQDFYVYEDGIAQEISVFSREDLPLRMVLLLDTSASMDEKMTFAQQAAVNFVGEMKDDDLTEVVEFGSKANVLQPFTAETQTLVRAIRMTQAGGTTSLYNALYIALKNLNRRRTDIRRQAIVVLSDGEDTSSLVTFEQVMDLAKETDVTIYTISLRRSNARRGRAFSEAEHVLKKLAEETGGQWFFPEEIAELDSVYARIATELKSQYNIGYISKNPKRDGSWRRVVVQTDYPSYLIRTKLGYYAPTER; this comes from the coding sequence ATGCTTGGTTCTCGCTCTGTTCTCATCGCGGCACTCTCATGGCTGCTCGCCGAGCCCCTGACTCTTTCCCAGGAGCAGGACCGCTATCAGTTTCGCGTCACCGTCGATCTCATCTCGCTCAACGTGACCGTGACCGACACCCGGAACCGCTTCGTCACCGAGCTCCTCCAGCAGGATTTCTACGTGTACGAAGACGGCATCGCCCAGGAGATCTCCGTCTTCTCGAGAGAAGACCTCCCCTTGCGGATGGTGCTGCTCCTCGACACCAGCGCCAGCATGGACGAGAAGATGACCTTCGCCCAGCAGGCCGCGGTCAACTTCGTGGGGGAAATGAAGGATGACGACCTCACCGAGGTGGTCGAGTTCGGAAGCAAGGCCAACGTCCTCCAGCCCTTCACCGCCGAGACGCAAACGCTGGTGCGGGCCATCCGCATGACGCAGGCGGGGGGAACGACGAGCCTCTACAACGCGCTCTACATCGCGCTCAAGAACTTGAACCGGCGCCGAACCGACATCAGGCGGCAGGCGATCGTCGTCCTGTCGGACGGCGAGGACACGAGCTCTCTGGTGACGTTCGAACAGGTGATGGATCTCGCGAAAGAGACGGACGTCACCATCTATACCATCTCGCTCCGGCGCAGCAACGCGCGACGGGGGCGGGCCTTCTCCGAGGCGGAGCACGTCTTGAAGAAGCTCGCCGAAGAGACCGGCGGCCAGTGGTTCTTCCCCGAAGAAATCGCCGAGCTCGATTCCGTCTACGCGCGGATCGCCACCGAGCTGAAGAGCCAGTACAACATCGGCTACATCTCGAAAAACCCCAAGCGCGACGGCTCCTGGAGACGCGTCGTGGTGCAGACCGATTACCCGAGCTATCTCATTCGCACCAAGCTGGGCTACTACGCTCCCACGGAGCGGTGA
- a CDS encoding MogA/MoaB family molybdenum cofactor biosynthesis protein: MASHKYGAAVLTVSDGVAAGVREDRSGDVAVSELEKMGFTIVERDCVSDEAARIQARVRSWAADERVRLILSTGGTGLGPRDVTPEAVRALLDREIAGYGELLRSSGLRHTPMAVLSRSLAGTIGSTLVVALAGSPKAVAEGLEALAPTLPHALALLAGDTDHK; the protein is encoded by the coding sequence GTGGCCAGCCACAAATACGGCGCCGCGGTCCTGACGGTGAGCGATGGCGTCGCCGCCGGCGTGCGCGAGGATCGATCCGGTGACGTCGCCGTCTCCGAGCTCGAGAAGATGGGCTTCACCATCGTCGAGCGCGACTGCGTCTCCGACGAAGCCGCCCGCATCCAGGCGCGAGTCCGAAGCTGGGCCGCCGACGAGCGCGTGCGTCTCATCCTATCGACTGGAGGCACCGGACTCGGGCCGCGAGACGTCACTCCCGAGGCCGTTCGCGCGCTCCTCGATCGCGAGATCGCGGGCTACGGGGAGCTCCTCCGATCGAGCGGGCTTCGTCACACGCCCATGGCGGTTCTGTCGCGAAGCCTCGCGGGAACGATCGGCTCGACGCTCGTCGTGGCGCTCGCGGGAAGCCCCAAAGCGGTGGCCGAGGGCCTCGAGGCGCTGGCGCCGACGCTTCCGCACGCGCTCGCGCTCCTCGCCGGTGATACCGATCACAAATAA
- a CDS encoding PilZ domain-containing protein, translating to MAHPTRRRRHKRVDTVGWCFAQLGDGWEGSVQNLSVGGMLLRLRRHLTPGSSYLMKLILEDQVAVVEGRVVRVAEHGEDCLAGVQFLTMAPEDASVLSDYVHR from the coding sequence ATGGCACATCCGACCCGGAGGCGACGTCACAAGCGCGTGGACACCGTTGGGTGGTGTTTCGCTCAGCTCGGCGACGGCTGGGAGGGCTCGGTGCAAAACCTCAGCGTCGGCGGCATGCTGCTCCGTCTCCGCCGGCATCTCACTCCCGGCTCCTCCTACCTCATGAAGCTCATTCTCGAGGACCAGGTCGCGGTGGTCGAGGGTCGCGTGGTGCGCGTCGCCGAGCACGGCGAAGACTGCCTCGCCGGAGTTCAGTTCCTCACCATGGCCCCCGAAGATGCATCGGTTCTGAGCGACTACGTGCATCGCTGA
- a CDS encoding SDR family oxidoreductase: protein MDLGLTGKVALIAGASRGLGKAVAETLAAEGARIAIASRNADALESAAKEIETRHRAEVLFRPTDVTIEREVNAWVAAAKKRFGRVDVLVANAGGPPASRFETTDVEAWKRGVELNLFSTIYLCRAVVPAMREQGSGRIVAITSISVKQPVDGLILSNTARSGVVGLMKTLSNELAPFGIGVNVVCPGYTRTERLAELATSLSASQGVTEYEIYKRWTDQIPMGRLGDPEELASVVALLCSERAAYVTGTCFQVDGGAVRGIL from the coding sequence ATGGACCTGGGACTCACCGGCAAGGTAGCCCTCATCGCCGGAGCCAGCCGCGGGCTGGGAAAAGCGGTCGCGGAAACACTGGCCGCCGAGGGCGCGCGCATCGCGATCGCTTCCCGCAACGCCGACGCGCTCGAGTCCGCCGCGAAGGAGATCGAGACCCGCCACCGAGCCGAGGTTCTCTTCCGCCCCACCGACGTGACGATCGAGCGGGAAGTGAACGCCTGGGTCGCCGCCGCGAAGAAACGCTTCGGGAGGGTCGACGTTCTCGTCGCGAATGCCGGCGGGCCTCCCGCGAGCCGGTTCGAGACGACCGACGTCGAGGCCTGGAAGCGGGGCGTCGAGCTCAACCTGTTCTCGACGATCTACCTCTGCCGCGCCGTCGTTCCCGCCATGAGGGAGCAGGGGTCGGGCCGCATCGTCGCCATCACCTCGATCTCGGTCAAGCAGCCCGTGGACGGCCTCATTCTGTCGAACACCGCGCGCTCGGGTGTCGTGGGCCTCATGAAGACCCTCTCGAACGAGCTCGCCCCGTTCGGAATCGGCGTCAACGTCGTCTGCCCCGGCTACACCCGCACCGAACGGCTCGCCGAGCTCGCCACGAGCCTCAGCGCCTCCCAGGGCGTCACCGAGTACGAGATCTACAAGAGATGGACCGACCAGATTCCGATGGGCCGCCTCGGCGATCCCGAAGAGCTCGCCTCGGTGGTCGCTCTCCTCTGCTCCGAGCGGGCGGCCTACGTGACCGGGACCTGTTTTCAGGTCGACGGCGGCGCCGTACGCGGAATCCTCTGA
- a CDS encoding TraR/DksA C4-type zinc finger protein, with amino-acid sequence MKKADLAQHKKALLDKKKDLERSLGMKGILTGDSGTDGHGDFADRSAAANEEEISIQLKQTDAKLLRAIEDALQRVEAGTYGVCVDCDEEISAARLRAVPWTKVCITCKEKQYT; translated from the coding sequence ATGAAGAAAGCCGACCTCGCACAGCACAAAAAGGCGCTTCTCGACAAGAAGAAGGACCTCGAGCGCTCGCTCGGTATGAAGGGCATCCTCACCGGGGACTCGGGAACCGATGGTCACGGTGATTTTGCCGACCGCTCCGCGGCGGCCAACGAGGAAGAGATCAGCATCCAGTTGAAACAGACGGACGCGAAGCTGCTTCGCGCCATCGAGGACGCGCTCCAGCGTGTGGAGGCGGGCACGTACGGAGTCTGCGTCGACTGCGACGAGGAGATCTCCGCCGCGCGCTTGAGAGCCGTGCCCTGGACCAAGGTCTGCATCACCTGCAAAGAGAAGCAATACACCTGA